In Prunus dulcis chromosome 1, ALMONDv2, whole genome shotgun sequence, the following are encoded in one genomic region:
- the LOC117622073 gene encoding putative methyltransferase C9orf114 — MGKKKKRAESEAEAEQENKVDTVNGDSHKKDKKKKHNVDKAALIPTVSVAVPGSIIHNAQSLELATRLAGQIARAMTIFRIDEVVIFDNKSESGSPPEANSDEDESGAAFLVRILRYLETPQYLRKALFPKHNSLRFVGMLPPLDAPHHLRKHEWGPFREGVTLKERSPNPAGTLVDVGLSKNVNVDQVLEPGTRVTVAMGANRNLDADISRQVVSSSKPREEAGTYWGYKVRYASNITSVRNECPYKGGYDHSIGTSEHGQIINSSDLTIPTFRHLLIAFGGLAGLEESIEEDNNLKAKNVREVFDLYLNTCPHQGSRTIRTEEAIFISLQYFQEPINRALLRV; from the exons ATgggcaagaagaagaaaagagccGAATCAGAAGCCGAAGCAGAGCAAGAGAACAAAGTCGACACTGTTAATGGCGATTCTCATAAGAaagacaagaagaagaagcacaacgTCGACAAAGCCGCGCTGATACCTACTGTGAGCGTAGCCGTCCCCGGCTCCATCATCCACAACGCTCAATCCCTCGAACTCGCCACCAGA tTGGCTGGTCAGATTGCTCGTGCCATGACGATTTTCCGAATCGACGAG GTGGTGATATTTGACAACAAGAGTGAGTCTGGTTCACCACCAGAAGCTAATTCGGATGAGGATGAAAGTGGTGCTGCTTTTCTTGTACGAATCTTGAGGTACCTTGAGACACCTCAATATTTGAGAAAAGCTCTGTTTCCAAAACATAACAGCTTAAGATTTGTG GGTATGTTGCCTCCACTTGATGCTCCGCACCATCTTCGCAAACATGAATGGGGTCCGTTTCGGGAAG GTGTCACACTAAAAGAAAGATCTCCTAACCCTGCGGGAACACTAGTTGATGTGGGTTTGAGTAAG AATGTCAACGTTGATCAAGTACTTGAACCTGGGACGAGAGTTACTGTGGCTATGGGAGCCAACCGGAATTTGGATGCTG ATATATCACGCCAGGTTGTTTCATCTTCCAAGCCTAGGGAAGAAGCAGGAACGTATTGGGGGTACAAAGTGCGCTATGCTTCCAATATTACTTCAGTAAGGAATGAATGCCCATACAAG GGTGGCTATGATCACTCAATTGGTACCTCAGAGCATGGTCAGATTATTAATTCCTCTGATCTCACTATACCTACCTTCAG GCATCTATTGATTGCTTTTGGTGGACTTGCTGGGTTGGAAGAGAGCATTGAAGAAGATAATAACTTAAAG GCAAAAAATGTGCGAGAGGTATTTGATTTGTATTTGAACACATGTCCACATCAGGGGAGTCGAACAATTCGAACAGAG GAAGCCATTTTCATTTCACTTCAGTATTTCCAAGAACCAATCAACAGAGCATTGCTGAGAGTTTAG